A part of Streptomyces sp. NBC_01235 genomic DNA contains:
- the mrdA gene encoding penicillin-binding protein 2, producing MTNIPETGRTPRVQIRLVVIQILVLSLLGTLGGRLWYLQIREGAAYAKEASGNHVQQVVEPAVRGSILDARGVPLADNETRLVVSASRTDLLKQPDDGKAVLTKLAGVLGMKTEEVMLKVRLCDAQTPQPCWNGSPYQPIPITDEATAKQALQIRERAEDFPGITAEPEAVRRYAAPGNANTAQVLGYLSPVTDEEITKAQDTDSPFLRSDQVGRSGLERQYDKELRGKAGVTRYEVDNLGRVIGQAEADAAEPGSNLVTSIDARVQRVAEYELNNAMKIARTQFDKITGENYKADSGAVVVMEAKTGRVVAMASAPTYDPNVWVGGISAKDYKKLTGKNSDYPLLNRAIQGQSAPGSTFKVVSTAAAVEAGYEWDGGYPCTSSYSVGGQVFKNFEGENFGPISLGRALEVSCDTVFYGLADREWKKDGGINPKKGEPKDFFYKAAHQFGLGKETGIDLPNEVTGRVPDRQWKESYWKANKDSWCKSGKKDGSYVEKIAYENCLEGNKMREGDSINYSIGQGDTLVTPIQEAVIYGALANGGTMYTPTIGKAIVSADGRTVQEIKPKVQGKLPITKATIKGMDAALEGVVTRGTAAWKFGGWPQEEIPLHAKTGTAEVYGKQTTSWLATYSKDYTVVMTIAQAGTGSGASGEAVRHIYNAMYGVSDDGKVDKKNALLPTPQTSLPKVQADGTIKAPKVSKDPAKEQRVSQEGTPEPDESQPGATVQQNTSTNRDTRRRRRKRGSRRMCT from the coding sequence TGGTACCTGCAGATCCGGGAGGGCGCGGCGTACGCCAAGGAGGCCTCCGGCAACCACGTCCAACAGGTCGTCGAACCCGCCGTGCGCGGCTCGATCCTGGACGCGCGGGGCGTGCCGCTCGCCGACAACGAGACGCGGCTGGTGGTATCCGCCTCCCGCACGGACCTGTTGAAGCAGCCGGACGACGGCAAGGCGGTCCTGACCAAGCTCGCGGGCGTCCTCGGCATGAAGACCGAGGAGGTCATGCTGAAGGTGCGGCTGTGCGACGCGCAGACCCCGCAGCCCTGCTGGAACGGCTCGCCCTACCAGCCGATCCCCATCACCGACGAGGCCACCGCCAAGCAGGCCCTGCAGATCCGCGAGCGCGCCGAGGACTTCCCCGGCATCACCGCCGAGCCCGAGGCCGTGCGCCGTTACGCCGCTCCCGGCAACGCCAACACCGCCCAGGTCCTCGGCTACCTCTCCCCGGTCACGGACGAGGAGATCACCAAGGCCCAGGACACCGACTCGCCCTTCCTGCGCTCCGACCAGGTCGGCCGCTCCGGGCTGGAGCGCCAGTACGACAAGGAGCTGCGCGGCAAGGCCGGCGTCACCCGCTACGAGGTCGACAACCTCGGGCGCGTCATCGGCCAGGCCGAGGCGGACGCGGCGGAGCCCGGCTCCAACCTCGTCACCAGCATCGACGCCCGCGTGCAGCGGGTCGCCGAGTACGAGCTGAACAACGCGATGAAGATCGCCCGCACCCAGTTCGACAAGATCACCGGCGAGAACTACAAGGCCGACTCCGGAGCGGTCGTGGTGATGGAGGCCAAGACCGGCCGGGTCGTCGCCATGGCATCCGCCCCGACCTACGACCCCAACGTCTGGGTCGGCGGGATCTCCGCCAAGGACTACAAGAAGCTCACCGGGAAGAACTCCGACTACCCGCTGCTGAACCGGGCCATACAGGGTCAGTCCGCGCCCGGTTCGACGTTCAAGGTGGTCTCCACGGCCGCCGCGGTCGAGGCGGGCTACGAGTGGGACGGCGGCTACCCGTGCACCAGCTCGTACTCGGTGGGCGGCCAGGTCTTCAAGAACTTCGAGGGGGAGAACTTCGGCCCCATCTCGCTCGGCCGGGCCCTCGAGGTCTCCTGCGACACCGTCTTCTACGGACTCGCCGACCGGGAATGGAAGAAGGACGGAGGCATCAACCCGAAGAAGGGTGAGCCCAAGGACTTCTTCTACAAGGCCGCCCACCAGTTCGGCCTCGGCAAGGAGACCGGCATCGACCTGCCCAACGAGGTCACCGGCCGGGTCCCGGACCGTCAGTGGAAGGAGTCCTACTGGAAGGCCAACAAGGACTCCTGGTGCAAGTCCGGTAAGAAGGACGGCAGTTACGTCGAGAAGATCGCGTACGAGAACTGCCTCGAGGGCAACAAGATGCGCGAGGGCGACTCGATCAACTACTCCATCGGCCAGGGTGACACTCTCGTCACGCCGATCCAGGAGGCCGTGATCTACGGGGCGCTCGCCAACGGCGGCACGATGTACACCCCGACCATCGGCAAGGCGATCGTCAGCGCCGACGGCAGGACCGTCCAGGAGATCAAGCCCAAGGTCCAGGGCAAGCTGCCGATCACCAAGGCGACGATCAAGGGCATGGACGCCGCACTGGAGGGCGTGGTCACCCGAGGTACCGCCGCCTGGAAGTTCGGCGGCTGGCCGCAGGAGGAGATCCCGCTGCACGCCAAGACCGGAACCGCGGAGGTCTACGGCAAGCAGACGACGTCCTGGCTCGCCACGTACAGCAAGGACTACACGGTCGTCATGACGATCGCCCAGGCCGGTACCGGCTCGGGCGCCTCCGGTGAGGCCGTGCGGCACATCTACAACGCGATGTACGGCGTCTCCGACGACGGCAAGGTCGACAAGAAGAACGCCCTGCTGCCCACCCCGCAGACCAGCCTGCCGAAGGTGCAGGCGGACGGCACGATCAAGGCCCCGAAGGTCTCCAAGGACCCGGCGAAGGAGCAGCGCGTCAGCCAGGA